aaatcgaaaaaaaaaaaaaaaaaaaaaatataatgaagatagtgattataaagaaaaaaaacatgaaaagaaaaaaaaaagtagtaaaaaaaataatgaaaaagagAGGAAacataaatatgaaaaaagtaaaaataatttatctgATATTCcagaaaaaaataacgaaGAAATGTCTGTTGAACGATGGAATAAAATAAGAGAAGAACTTGGAATGAAGCCCCTTAAATAGTTCAGTCaaaattttgttaaaatattCTCTTTAGAAAATAGCACTCACCCATTCGTTCATCATTTGCTCATCCTTTCTCATCCTTTCTCATCATTTGTTCATCATTTGTTCATCCTTTTCTCATCCTTTTCTCATGCTTTGCCTTATTTCCACGTTCCCCCGAATGTGTGCACCATTTAGTTGCAAATTTGGCCTAATCTCATTTTACCCTCGTTTTACccttctttattattttttattattttttagtaatttttttgtttttaatatcaaaataaatcGCCTTTTATAACAATTTTCTATACTTATGTTGACAAAATTATACtcacatttatattttgaaaaagtGAGTAGCTAGCTAAATATGCACATAAATTTGAATTTTAAAACATAATGAACTTACAACGATTTGAAGATAGTTCCAATTAaatctaatatatatttttcataattgtCTTTATTCATGTTAATAAAACttttatcattaatattagaattattttcattttctctttttaatGATGTTATAAAACTTTCAtcttttatatgtttttgtATATGTTCCCAAACATAAAATGGCATAATTTTTTCACACGGTAAAATCtcttcaaaaaaatatatatatcttgtatataaataatttataggtttttttttttttatttgaatatcATTAATATTCCATATGTGTGTTAAGGGTAAAacaaatatagataaatttttAGAATTTATAAAAGGGGCTACTGAAAATAagcatataattattatcattattattgatACTATATATTGTATCAACAGTCCAAATccgtatttatttttttttattccttcATTCAGTaagttttgttttttatattcattttgtttatttataaagACATTTAAATTTCCATTTTCTCCActctttaaatttatattattatttattcgtAGATTGTTTGGTGGAATGTTTTGCCAATTTTGTACATTTTTCCCGTTTTGCCTATTTTGCCCATTTTTCCCGCTTTGGCCATTTTTGGAATAAATCGGTGTTGCTTTGGTTTGTTCACTATACTTgttagaaataaaaatgtcatgaatattatatattgaattagatgaaaaaataaaaattaaaaaaaatggaattaCATATTTAACTAATAAACACCATGTTATACTAAGCTTTTGAAAATAAGGGTATAAACATATTGTATGTTTTTCTCCCAAATTATAAGTACGTTTTTTTCCATAtagtatattatttaattttttcctaaatatatcaatattaaataaatataaaaaatataattttgtctTGAATTTTGTATTCCCTTTATTTCTGTACAcagtaataaaaatgttaataagtaaaaatgataaaattaaaaataaaaaaaatataagtgaaaaataaaatgggtTCGATCCAACCATCTTATTTCTATttctatataaatatataaaaataggaataaataaagatataaaaaaaaataaaataaaaagacaAATATATTCTAAtaagtttatttttataaaaatttttatactatcaaaattatatatccATGTTACACATATTAGTTGTAaacaaataacaaaaaaataaatgtaatgtGATATAATGTTGtctattaataaattaattttgtgACATACTGGAAatacaataataaataaaacaataaaaaaatataaaataattataaatatactaataattttttttttataatttattaattttttactttcttttaaaattaataaaattccTTTTAAATGTATAGAACAAGATataagtaataataataaagatgacaaaaaatatgtaaaagtCATAATATTTGGTAAATTCATTTTTGATAAagctataaaatatattatcttattttttataactgttttctcttttttaaaCAAATCTTCAAAAGAACCATAATTAATtggtaatatatttaaaccCATAAGTAAGTTATTCAATTCTATACCATCATATACatttccatattttattataatagatatacataaataataatatccaAAATGTATTACTATTCCAATTAAAGATcctaatataatatatggaATAAATGGTAATATATTATCTCCTATATTCGTATATGATGaaaacataaaatttattCCTGTAGAACAATTAATAGAAATTAGtacaatatttattatctttccaataaattttatatttatatagaaTAAATTATCTTCTCCCCaaaatatacttttttctttataacCAGAATTAACACcattttgaatattattACAATGTAGACAAATTTTACTATACATTTGTATCATCTGGAAAATACAatttgttataaaaaataaaaaagaatattGTAAGAATTTATTACAAGTCATCTCTTCTACtcttaacaaaatatataatattaacataattaataataaatatgtaactttccaataaatatttatatcttttgaaaaaaaatgaatccCTTCTAAAATTCCTATTGATTTACATTCCATTTTTGGTACAATTAAAAGTTTAGTATTATTTTGTGGATTTAAATATgggaatatattattttgtttttttattattcttttataatttttttttggaatttCTGTTTCTGAAGATATGAATACCCATCTACATCTTTCATCTTGAATACATATCTCTTtagattttattttttcacaatAATTTGTTTGCCAAGGTAAAGGTTTTTTTATTGAATTTGTAATAATGATAACAGTATCTAcacttttatatatattttttgataatatattaaatgttattattaaagTAATAATACCAATAcctgtatattttttttttaaaaaactaAAAGAATTTACAACAGAAGATTGTGATATTTGTCCAAGTGAGAATTCCATTTGTAATAATGGCAAtccaataaatatataacaaattataataagtgaaaaaagtaaaaaaaaatctatttttgtttttatttcagATAAATCTAAATAACAATGGGTACTTAATGAGGCACCAATACATGAAAacataaatgaaaataatgtattccatttatctttattatcAATTCTTTTTTGattaaaacttattatttcattttttattacttttttaaaatatacttcaatttctTCAGAACATAATCTTTTCATACTTCTCCTTCTATAACTGTTATGTTCTGTCTTTGATAAAGCTGATTCATTTTTCgttacattttttgttacATTTTGCATACTTATTTCACTTTTCCCTTTATAAGACAATATCGAATAGCTATCATCATATGAAAGTTTATTcacatttttgatatttatttgtgTATTTTTTGATGATATAATACTATCTTTCATAAATTTCTCGGATGTATTCGAcccataaatattttcatcatattttattctatCTAATATTGGCTCcctttttatttcttcatctTCTATTTTTAAAGAATCATTACTtagatttattttatctcttactaactttttataaaaattataatacatttCAACAGATGGGTCATTTTTTGATGCAGACAAAttatttaacatataaaaatagtgattattatgtacattttttatttcattttttgaaacattttcataatttaaaaagtaaatatttaaattagaCATAAAAGAAATTTCATTCTTATCAATAACAAAATTGCgaagcaaaaaaaatgatttttttattatcttggGGAAGTAATTTTTCTCATTCTCATTTTTCTCATAATTTTTCTCATAATTTTCTTCACTTTTTATCAGCtcacaattattataaaatttattttgcGCATTTGCATTAAACTTCCCCAAAGTGGAACTTTCtaaatcataataatttgtaCTATTTTTT
Above is a window of Plasmodium yoelii strain 17X genome assembly, chromosome: 9 DNA encoding:
- a CDS encoding amino acid transporter, putative — translated: MSPKEHEHDTNEFSHEKRKKKKKIDKWNISHTKGSNDLKSYLYSMCINFSYSDIYQEYISRLSLNSYNNCDYDQIRRSCYISKNDFLKYYNFLLYDNNFELEEEEENNDVDEFSFFFKNPNNSSDIEEVATYLIGKCDGDTKENKEKYKERAHKIIKKLILNKYRNKNMLLTMSTDDDDDDNNSDIAEKSKKKKYQNEQTDRKRKNSTNYYDLESSTLGKFNANAQNKFYNNCELIKSEENYEKNYEKNENEKNYFPKIIKKSFFLLRNFVIDKNEISFMSNLNIYFLNYENVSKNEIKNVHNNHYFYMLNNLSASKNDPSVEMYYNFYKKLVRDKINLSNDSLKIEDEEIKREPILDRIKYDENIYGSNTSEKFMKDSIISSKNTQINIKNVNKLSYDDSYSILSYKGKSEISMQNVTKNVTKNESALSKTEHNSYRRRSMKRLCSEEIEVYFKKVIKNEIISFNQKRIDNKDKWNTLFSFMFSCIGASLSTHCYLDLSEIKTKIDFFLLFSLIIICYIFIGLPLLQMEFSLGQISQSSVVNSFSFLKKKYTGIGIITLIITFNILSKNIYKSVDTVIIITNSIKKPLPWQTNYCEKIKSKEICIQDERCRWVFISSETEIPKKNYKRIIKKQNNIFPYLNPQNNTKLLIVPKMECKSIGILEGIHFFSKDINIYWKVTYLLLIMLILYILLRVEEMTCNKFLQYSFLFFITNCIFQMIQMYSKICLHCNNIQNGVNSGYKEKSIFWGEDNLFYINIKFIGKIINIVLISINCSTGINFMFSSYTNIGDNILPFIPYIILGSLIGIVIHFGYYYLCISIIIKYGNVYDGIELNNLLMGLNILPINYGSFEDLFKKEKTVIKNKIIYFIALSKMNLPNIMTFTYFLSSLLLLLISCSIHLKGILLILKESKKLINYKKKIISIFIIILYFFIVLFIIVFPVCHKINLLIDNIISHYIYFFVICLQLICVTWIYNFDSIKIFIKINLLEYICLFILFFFISLFIPIFIYLYRNRNKMVGSNPFYFSLIFFLFLILSFLLINIFITVYRNKGNTKFKTKLYFLYLFNIDIFRKKLNNILYGKKRTYNLGEKHTICLYPYFQKLSITWCLLVKYVIPFFLIFIFSSNSIYNIHDIFISNKYSEQTKATPIYSKNGQSGKNGQNRQNGKNVQNWQNIPPNNLRINNNINLKSGENGNLNVFINKQNEYKKQNLLNEGIKKNKYGFGLLIQYIVSIIMIIIICLFSVAPFINSKNLSIFVLPLTHIWNINDIQIKKKKPINYLYTRYIYFFEEILPCEKIMPFYVWEHIQKHIKDESFITSLKRENENNSNINDKSFINMNKDNYEKYILDLIGTIFKSL